TGATCTCCCTCCTCCGGTGCCCCGACACCACGCCGCGTCCGGAGCAACTGGTCTCCGCGTGGGTGATGATGGGCTTCACGCCGGAGCTGCTGGAGCCCATGGCGGAGGCGCTGCCCGCCGTCAGCCGCGTGCTGCTGGAGCCCTTCCTCCTCGACGGACCCTTCCGCGCGAAGAACTGGCGGCTGGGGGCGCGGCTCACCGAAGCGCTGGGACCGCACCGCTGGAACTTCCGCGCGGCCGGGCCCGCGTCGCTCCTGTTCGTCCTGCGCGCGTTCCACGGGCTGGTGCGCCACCTCGACGTCCTGGATGCGCCCATTGCATGGGGGCCGCTGCTGGAGGAGGCCCGCGCCCCGTCGCTCCCGCCTCCGCCGTCGCCGCCCGAGGCGCGGGTGGAGGGCACCGCGCTCTACCTGAAGGTCCGCGTGACCGAAGGGGAGCACACGCGCGTCGCGCTGACCTTCCGCGCGGACGTGACGGCGCACCTGGAGGACCTGTTGCCGGAGGACCTGCCACGGAAGCTCTCGGCGCGGGGGCTGGATCCGGTCGCCATCGGCGCGGAGGCGGTCGCGGCGGGACTGCGGCCGTCGGAGCTGTTCCACCTGGACGAGGGCGACCGCCACGTCCGGGTCTGGCTCGAGTGAAAGACAGACAAGGACGTGACGCATGGTCACCATCGGCATGAACTACGAGGTGCGTGAGGGCAAGGCGGAAGCCTTCGAGCGGAAGTTCGCGCTCGTCCTGGAGGCGATGCGGACGCTGCCGGCGCACGCGCACACGGAGCTGTTCAAGAGCGTGGGGGCGCCGGGGCGCTACCTCATCGTCTCCGAGTGGCACAGCCGCGAGGGCTTCGACGCCTTCATCGCGTCCGAGGCCTTCCACCGCGTGACGGACTGGGGCGCGAGCGCCATCCTCGCGAGCCGCCCGCGCCACGAGGTGTATGGCGATGCGGCCTCCAGCGTCCCCTCCGGCCGCTGCCCGGTCGCGCACGCGGTCCGGTGACACGGGTGCGAATGAACGCCATCCGGGTCCTGGTCGTCGACGACGCGGCCGTGGTGCGGCGACAGGTGTCGCAGCTCCTGGGCTCGGCGCCCGGCCTGGAGGTCGTCGCCACCGCGGCCAACGGCCGCATCGCCCTGGCGAAGGTGGAGCAGTTCCAGCCGGACGTGGTGCTGCTGGACCTGGAGATGCCGGAGCTGGACGGGCTGGAGACGCTGAAGCTCTTGCGCCAGCGCGCCCCGGAGCTGCCCGTGGTGATGTTCAGCGCGCTCACCGAACGCGCCGGCATGCTGACCCTGGAGGCGCTCGCGCTGGGGGCACGTGACTACGTGACGAAGCCCACGTCCGCGGGCGGGATGAACGTCACCGTGGAGTCCGTGCGCGACGAATTGGTGCGCAAGCTCAGGGCGTTCGACGTGCGTCCCCCGTCCCCCACGATGGCGCCGTTCCCGGCGACGCGCGCACTTCAGCCCCGGCCTCGGGTGCCCGCGCGGGTGGAGGCCATCGTCATCGGCGCGTCCACCGGAGGCCCGGGCGCGCTGGTGCGCGTGGTGTCCGCGCTGCCAGCGGACCTGCCGGTGCCGGTGCTCATCGTGCAGCACATGCCTCCCCTCTTCACGCGGCTGCTCGCGGAGCGGTTGCAGGGCGTGAGCCCGCTCTCCGTTCGAGAGGCCGTGACGGGTGCGTCCGTGCAGCCTGGCGCGGTGTGGGTCGCCCCGGGGGACTTCCACCTCGCCGTGTATCGCGACGCGGGGGGCGTGCGGCTGCTCACGCACCAGGGGCCCACGGAGAACGCGTGCCGTCCGGCGGTGGACCTGCTCTTCCGCTCGGCGGCGGAGGTTTACGGCGCGGGCGTGCTGGCGGTGGTGCTCACCGGCATGGGCCAGGACGGGCTGCGCGGCTGCCGCAAGGTGAGCGAAGCGGGCGGTCAAGTGGTGGTGCAGGACCAGGCCAGCTGTGTCATCGGCAGCATGCCGGGCGCGGTGGAGCAGGCGGGGCTCGCGGATGCGGTGGTGCCCCTGGACGCCCTGGCCCTGGAGCTGGTGCGGCGCGTGGATCCGCGCGGACGGAGGACCTGATCATGTCCCTGCTTCCCGACGACTTCGCGTATCTGCGCAAGCGCGTGCTGCGCCGCTCCGGGCTCGTGCTGGAGCCCGACACGCACGCGCTGGTGGAGACGCGGCTCACGCCGCTCATGCGCGAGGAGCATCTGCCGGACATCTCCGCCCTGGTCGCGCGGCTTCGCTCACAGCCGGAGAGCAGCCCGCTCCACCAGCGGCTGGCGGAGGCGCTGGCCAACCACGAGACGGCCTTCTTCCGCGACGCGCCGGTGTTCGACGCCCTGCGCACCACGGTCCTGCCCGCCCTGCTGGCGAAGCGCTCCCGCACGCGGACGCTGCGCATCTGGTGCGCGGCGTGCGCCTACGGCCAGGAGCCCTACAGCGTGGCGATGACGCTGGCGGAGGCCGGGCTGCTCATCACCGGCTGGACGGTGCGCATCCTCGCCACGGACTTCTCCACCCGCGCGCTCATGCGCGCCAGCGAGGCCCGCTACGACGCGCAGGAGATCCACCGGGGCCTGTCACCCAAGCTGCGCCAGCGCTACTTCCATCAGGACCGCGACAAATGGCGGCTGAACGAACAGGTGCGCAGGCCGGTGGAGTTCCGGCCGCTCAACCTGATGGACGACTTCCCACCGGAAGCGCCCGTGGACCTCGTCTTCCTTCGCAACGTGATGATCTACTGGGACGCGACCACCCGGCACGCGGTGCTCGCGCGCGTGCGGCGGATGATCCACGCGGAGGGCTACCTGGTGCTGGGCGCCGCGGAGGCCTCTCCCCTGGGCGAGGACGGCTTCACGCGGCACCTGATTGGACAGACCAGTTGGTACCGCCCCACGCCCGCGTCGCAGACCAGCGCGGGCGCCCCCATGCGGGATGCGCCGCGCCCTCCCCGCTCCGGCGCTACACCTTGAGGCGGATGGCGCCGGGCAGCAGCGTCATGGTGCAGGGCAGCCGGCCCGGCGTCTCGCCGTCCACGTCCAGGAACACGTCGCCGTCCTCCGACTCCGCGTGGATCGTGCGGCAGCGCAGCCGCCGCGTGCCCTTCCAGGTGACGTGGTCGCCGTTGTAGACGCCCTTCGACTTGAGGACGAAGTCGGACAGGCCGTAGTTGGACCAGATGGTGACGTCGAACAGGCCGTCGTGCGTCACCGCGTCGGGCGCGACGAACATGCCGCTGCCGAAGTAGCGCCCGTTGGCCACGGCCACCGCGGTGACGCTCACCGTCTCCGGCGTGCCGCCATCCACCGTGAGGCGCACCTGCCGCTCCTGGTACTTCAGGAGGCCCTTCACGGTGCCCCACATGAAGCTCAGGTTGCCGCCCAGCGCCTTGCTGCCCTGGTTCACCTCGCGGGCCACCACCGCACTCACGCCAAACGAGGCGATGTTGGCGAAGAAGCGCGTGGCCGGGTTGCCGTCGTTGCCGATGAACTCCAGCCGTCCCACGTCGAACGGCTCCGTCTTCTCCGTGCGCAGCCGCTCCAGCGCGGACGTCAGCTCCAGGTCCCACCCGAAGGTGCGGCGGAAGTCTCCGCCGGTGCCGCGGGGCAGCAGGCCCAACGCCGCCTGCGGGTTGATGACCTTCCCGTCGCGGAAGAAGCCGTTGGTGACCTCGTTGAGGGTGCCGTCACCGCCCACCGCGACGATGCACTCATAGCCGTCGTCGATGGCCTGCCGCGCCAGACGCGCCGCATCCATGCCGCCGCTGGTGAAGCCGTGCCCGAACTCGCCGAGCACCTTGCCCACCTGCGCGGAGATCTCCACCCATCGCTTCCCCGTCTGCCCGTTGGCGCTGCGCGGGTTGACCACGAGGAACGTCTTCATTCAGTGCCTTCTCCCTGCTGCCAGAACGGCCTGTTTACGCAATTGTGCGCCCAGGCTCCACTCTGTGACCCGCAGGAGGACCCCGCCGGCCGGGGTGTTTGTCACCCAGACCGCTCCGTGCTGGGCTTCCCGCCCCCCCTCTTCCGCCCCGGACCCCGAGTGAAAGTCCCCACCGCCACCGAGCAGCTCGCGCCCCACCGGGAGGCCACGCGCGCCCTGGACTGGGCGCTGCCCGCGCTCCGGGCGGACCTGGCCGCGGCGGCGCGGCAGCCCTTCCGGGAGACGGGGACCCAGGAGGACTTCCTCCTGCGCCATGACGCACCGGCCCATGAAACGCAGGGGGCCGCGCGGACGGAGCGCTTCAAGCAGGCCCTGGCCCGGGTGCGGCGACTCGCGGACGCGGGCGAGCCGCTGACCTTCGCCCGGATGCTGGAGGTCCAGTCGGAGCTGCTGGGCGGGCCCACGGGCTTTCGCGACGGCGACGCCTTCGCGTGGGGTGGCGCGCACCGCTACGCGCTCGAGCCCGGGCTGGAGGCGGCCTTCCGCGAGAAGGTGGAGGCGGACGCTCGCGAGGACCGCCATCCGGTGGCGCATGCCACGCGGTTGTACCTGGACCTGTGTTTCTTCCATCCCTTCCCGGACGGCAACGCGCGCGCGGCGCGGCTGTGGCTGGAATACATGCTGCGCCGGGGCCGGCTGCCCACACCGCCGCTGGCGCCCGTGGTGCTGTGGCCCAAGCGTCCGGGAGACGCGGTGAACTACACGCGGCTGGCAAGGCTGCTGGCCCGGACCATCGCGGGGCCGGACGCCCCGTGCCGCAATGAGGTGCCTGAATGAGCAGTGATACTTCGGCGTTCACGTGGCGGCGCATCCGCGACAGCCTGGATGTCTATTCGCCGGAGCAACTGGCCTCCCGGCTTCGGGAGGCGTTGGCTCCGCTGCGGGTCGGCAGCATCCATCCGAGCCGGCTCAAGCAGGCGCAGAACGCCGTCCAGGATCTGCTCAAGAACGAGCTGGGGCCCTGGTACACCATGAGCGGCCTGCCCCTGGGCAATGAAGTCCTGGGGGGCTATTGCTGGTGCCACTCGTTCTTCAACCAGAACCCGCCGCATCGCACGACGGATGTGAATGAGAACATTCAGCTCATGCTGACGTCGCTGGAGCGGATCCGTTCGTTTCTGTACGCGCTGGACGGCGTGTATCAGACCGCGCGCCGTCAGATCGAGGCAGCGGGCGACGACAAGGCCCTCCGGGCGAAGGCGCTCGAGGAAGGGCTGGTGCGGAGCGTGGACCTGACGGCGGAGACGACGTCCTGCGAGGAGACCTGGTACTCGGTCGCGCAGGACGCCATGTCGTGGTGCATCGAGGCGATGGGGCTGCCCGTATCGGACGCCACGGAGGAGCTGCTGGACACCGCCTTCGTCTTCGAGTCCTGGATCGCGCCCCCTCCGGAAGTCCTCCGGGCCGCGGCGGCGCGGGTGGCGGAGATAGCGGTATGACCCGGTCGGCCCTGGGCCACTGGTTGCTCATCCGCGACAGCCTGGAGGGGTATGCGCCGGAGAAGCTCATCCGCCTGCTGCGCGAATACCTGGCGCCGCGCGTGCCTCCGGGGACGCGCAAGCTCACGGACGAGCAGCACGACACGATGGCCAAACACGTCCAGCGGCTCCTCGGCCAGAACCTGGGCCCCTGGTACACGGAGACGGGCCTGTACCTGGGCAATGAGAGCTTCGGCGGCTACTGCTGGTGCCATCGCTTCTTCAGACAGAAGCCCACGCCGAACATGGACGTGGAATACAACATCCAGCTCATGATCGACGCGCTGGAGCGGTCACGCGAATGGCTGTTCAAGCTGGACGCCCACTTCCAGGCATTGAAGCGCGACCTGCCCTCCGCCCCCGAGGACACGGACATCCGGTTGCTGGCGCTGGCGGACGGCATCGTCACCACGATGAACCTCACCATCGAAGCCATGGGCGGCGAGGAGGCCTGGTACACCTTCGCGGATGAGGCGCTGTCGTGGATGTTCGACGCCCTCGGCCTGCGCCCGGGCTATCAGGCCGGCAAGCTGATGCGAAAGCTGTTCGCCTTCGAGTCCTGGCACACGCCGGGCGAGTGGGAGCTGCGCGACTCCGCGGAGAAGGTGGCGGCGGCCGTCGTGGAGGACGAGGGCCGCCGGCACACGCACTGAATCACGCGCCCGTCCCTTCAGTGGATGGGCTTCCCGGGCTTCAGCCGGGCCTGCCCGCCCGAGCCTCCCTTCACCTCGATGCGCTTGCCCTGCGGCTGGGGCTGCGGAAGCTTCAGGGAGACCTCCAGCACGCCGTTCTCGAAGTTCGCCTGGACCGTCTCCGTGTCGATGCCTTCTGGCAGCGGGATGGCCCGGTGGAACGAACCGGTGCTGCGCTCCAGGCTCCAGACCCCTTCGGTCTCCGACTCCTCCTCCTTCTCGAAGCTGCGCTCGCCCTCAATCACAAGCATGTCGCTCAGCAGCTCGACGTGGATGTCCTCCTGCTTCATTCCCGGTAGGTCTGCCTTCACGATGAGATTGCCGTTGCGCTCCAGCACGTCCACCTGCGGTGACCAGAGGCCCTCGTCCAGCACGCTGCTCCGGCCGATGAGGCCCCTGCCCCCGAAGTCGGTGAAGAGCTGATCCATGTCCTCCATCATCCGGCGCAGCAGTCCAAACGGGCTCAGGGGAATGGCCTCCCGCCCGGTGATGGGGGCGTAGGACTCGCGGCGGGTGATGCCCGTACCCTTCCTGGGCTCCTGGGCCTGCGAGCCGCCGCCCTGCACGTCGTCGGCCTGGGTGTTCTTCACGGCGGGCGAGGAAGAGGGCCCCCCCTTCGCCCCCGGATTCGGGTTGTTCGTTGCCATGACATCCTCCCCCGGTGGAGTCCGGCTGGCGCCCGGCCGCCGGCTCGCACCGGTGACTCAAGCGGGGATGGAAGTATCCCCCATCCAAATTAGCCGTGCGTGCGGGACCATCAAGGGCGCGGGGTTCGAGCCCCGCTGTCTGTCATTGGCGGCAGCCTCGCTACGCGAGCAGCGTGGCGTCCATCACGGTGAGGGCCACCCCGCCCACGCGGGCCCGCTCGATGTGGCCCGGCCGCCCGGTGACCTGGATGTCGATGCGGCCCGGCTTGCCCAGCGTGTCGCCCTGCTCGACGCGGCTGGCCACCGTGCCGCCCTGCTCGGGCAGCCGGAGGCTCCCATGCTCGGCCAGGTACGCCGCCAGCGGCCCCGCGGCGGAGCCCGTCACGGGGTCCTCCAGGATGCCGAACCCCGGGACGAAGTAGCGCGCCTGGGCCGCGCTCCCCTCCTCCTTCGCTTCGCGGGTGAAGAGGTAGACGCCGCGCAAGCCGTGCGGCATCAGCAGCGCGTTCATCGCCGCGCCTCGCGGCGTCAGCGCCTCCAGGTCCGCGAGCCGCCGCAGCGGCACCACCAGCCGGTGGCCCTGGCGGATCACCGGCAGCGTCGGGTCCACCTGCGCGGCCGTCCCGCCAAGCGTGGCCATCAGCGCCTCCATGGCCACGGGGTTGGGCTCAGCGGGGGGCTGAGGCGTGGTGATCCACACGCGCGTCCCTTGCCCGCCCCGGGGCTCCAGCTCGATGCCGAAGGTGCCACCGGGGCACTCCAGCGTGTACGTCCCCGGGCACTTCAGCAGCCCCTTCTCCGCGAGCAGGTGGAAGGTGGCCACCGTGGCGTGGCCGCAGAAGGGAATCTCATCCACGGGCGTGAAGTAGCGCAGGCGCACCGTGGCGTCGCCGGGCCGGGACAGGACGAAGGCGGTCTCCGACGCGCTGACGGCCGCGGCGGTCCGCTGCATCGTCGGGACGTCCAGCGCCGTGGCGTCGAGCACCACGCCCGCGCGGTTTCCTGCACCGGCGGTGCGGGTGAAGGCATCGATGATGTGGACCTGCATGGGCGGACTCCGGCCAGGGGAAGGGGCTGGGAA
The nucleotide sequence above comes from Corallococcus macrosporus. Encoded proteins:
- a CDS encoding antibiotic biosynthesis monooxygenase family protein, with the protein product MVTIGMNYEVREGKAEAFERKFALVLEAMRTLPAHAHTELFKSVGAPGRYLIVSEWHSREGFDAFIASEAFHRVTDWGASAILASRPRHEVYGDAASSVPSGRCPVAHAVR
- the cheB gene encoding chemotaxis-specific protein-glutamate methyltransferase CheB; its protein translation is MNAIRVLVVDDAAVVRRQVSQLLGSAPGLEVVATAANGRIALAKVEQFQPDVVLLDLEMPELDGLETLKLLRQRAPELPVVMFSALTERAGMLTLEALALGARDYVTKPTSAGGMNVTVESVRDELVRKLRAFDVRPPSPTMAPFPATRALQPRPRVPARVEAIVIGASTGGPGALVRVVSALPADLPVPVLIVQHMPPLFTRLLAERLQGVSPLSVREAVTGASVQPGAVWVAPGDFHLAVYRDAGGVRLLTHQGPTENACRPAVDLLFRSAAEVYGAGVLAVVLTGMGQDGLRGCRKVSEAGGQVVVQDQASCVIGSMPGAVEQAGLADAVVPLDALALELVRRVDPRGRRT
- a CDS encoding CheR family methyltransferase; the encoded protein is MSLLPDDFAYLRKRVLRRSGLVLEPDTHALVETRLTPLMREEHLPDISALVARLRSQPESSPLHQRLAEALANHETAFFRDAPVFDALRTTVLPALLAKRSRTRTLRIWCAACAYGQEPYSVAMTLAEAGLLITGWTVRILATDFSTRALMRASEARYDAQEIHRGLSPKLRQRYFHQDRDKWRLNEQVRRPVEFRPLNLMDDFPPEAPVDLVFLRNVMIYWDATTRHAVLARVRRMIHAEGYLVLGAAEASPLGEDGFTRHLIGQTSWYRPTPASQTSAGAPMRDAPRPPRSGATP
- a CDS encoding diacylglycerol/lipid kinase family protein encodes the protein MKTFLVVNPRSANGQTGKRWVEISAQVGKVLGEFGHGFTSGGMDAARLARQAIDDGYECIVAVGGDGTLNEVTNGFFRDGKVINPQAALGLLPRGTGGDFRRTFGWDLELTSALERLRTEKTEPFDVGRLEFIGNDGNPATRFFANIASFGVSAVVAREVNQGSKALGGNLSFMWGTVKGLLKYQERQVRLTVDGGTPETVSVTAVAVANGRYFGSGMFVAPDAVTHDGLFDVTIWSNYGLSDFVLKSKGVYNGDHVTWKGTRRLRCRTIHAESEDGDVFLDVDGETPGRLPCTMTLLPGAIRLKV
- a CDS encoding Fic family protein, with amino-acid sequence MKVPTATEQLAPHREATRALDWALPALRADLAAAARQPFRETGTQEDFLLRHDAPAHETQGAARTERFKQALARVRRLADAGEPLTFARMLEVQSELLGGPTGFRDGDAFAWGGAHRYALEPGLEAAFREKVEADAREDRHPVAHATRLYLDLCFFHPFPDGNARAARLWLEYMLRRGRLPTPPLAPVVLWPKRPGDAVNYTRLARLLARTIAGPDAPCRNEVPE
- a CDS encoding Hsp20/alpha crystallin family protein, coding for MATNNPNPGAKGGPSSSPAVKNTQADDVQGGGSQAQEPRKGTGITRRESYAPITGREAIPLSPFGLLRRMMEDMDQLFTDFGGRGLIGRSSVLDEGLWSPQVDVLERNGNLIVKADLPGMKQEDIHVELLSDMLVIEGERSFEKEEESETEGVWSLERSTGSFHRAIPLPEGIDTETVQANFENGVLEVSLKLPQPQPQGKRIEVKGGSGGQARLKPGKPIH
- a CDS encoding PhzF family phenazine biosynthesis protein; translation: MQVHIIDAFTRTAGAGNRAGVVLDATALDVPTMQRTAAAVSASETAFVLSRPGDATVRLRYFTPVDEIPFCGHATVATFHLLAEKGLLKCPGTYTLECPGGTFGIELEPRGGQGTRVWITTPQPPAEPNPVAMEALMATLGGTAAQVDPTLPVIRQGHRLVVPLRRLADLEALTPRGAAMNALLMPHGLRGVYLFTREAKEEGSAAQARYFVPGFGILEDPVTGSAAGPLAAYLAEHGSLRLPEQGGTVASRVEQGDTLGKPGRIDIQVTGRPGHIERARVGGVALTVMDATLLA